The DNA window CGAAAGCCGATAACCGAGAACTGGCGTGTGGCCACCCTTGCGCTAGGTTTCGCGAAGGATGGGAATTTCACGAACGCGCCCGTCACGCGCGCCCTCGCCCTGCTGCCTCTTGCCGGCGAGCGTCCGCTGTGATTACAATGTAATTACAGAGGTAATCGAGGCATGAGGACCGACCTTGTCCGCATCGGCAATTCCCGCGGCGTTCGCATTCCCAAGCCCCTCATCGAGCAATGCGGGTTGGGCGAGACCGTCGACTTACGAGTCGAGAATGATTGCCTGGTGATTTCTCCGGAACGTCGGCCGCGTCAAGGATGGGAGGAAGCGTTCCGTGCCGCTGGACGGGCTGTACACGACGAACTCCTTCTGGAGACCGGACCCAATGAGTTCGACCGCAAGGAATGGAAATGGTGAGTCAACCGCCACGCCGGGACGAAGTCTGGCTGGTGTCGCTCGATCCGACCCAGGGTGTTGAGATTCAGAAGACGCGCCCTTGCATAGTGGTCTCGCCGGATGAAATGAACCGGCATCTGCAGACGGTTATGATTGCTCCCATGACCACCGTCACGCGCCCCTACCCCACACGAGTGCCGGTACGGTTTCATGGAAAACGTGGACAGGTGGCTCTGGACCAACTCCGCGCCGTAGACCGGCAGCGACTTGTGCGAAAGCTCGGAACCGTCTCGACCAGTACCGCGCAGCGGGCCACCACCACGCTGCTGGAAATGTTCACCCGCTTGTAACATCGAATCGACCGGATCCGCCCTCGAACGCCTTCAGCCTAGTGCACCACAATTGCGCTGAGCAGTTTTGCTTGGCTGAGAGGGTTCTCGATTTCAAGAGGAATCTCGCCCGGTGAATCAGCGCGGAAGGAAAAATCGTACGTTTCACCCGATGTGATGTTCAGGACCGCATCGCCGGAGCGCGCCAGGCGCGGAGGCACATCGGCGCCGTCTTTCGCCAGAGCGCGCCAGGTCGCGGGTTTGTCCTTGCTGCCGAGGCGGAAGTTCGCGATCAGATTCGGCGCCATGTTGATCAGGCGCAGCCGGTAGGTTGCGCCCGTGGCGAGCGTCATCGGCTGGGGCTTCTCCATGCCGTTGATGGTGATGCGCTTGGCAAAGAAGAACGTATCCCGCGTGCCGATGACCAGCAGCTTGTCGTGTTCGGCGTCAAACGGTTTCCCGGGTTCCAGCACGATGAGCGCGCCGTAGATGCCGCCGCTGAGCTGGTTCGGATCGGCCGCGTGCGTGTGATAGATAAAAGTGCCGGCGCGAGTGGGCGTGAAGCGGGCGACAAAGCTGCCGCCGGGCGGAACCGCCGGCGTGACCTGGTCTCCCACGCCACCGCCGACCACACCGTCGTAGTAGCTCTCCAGCACCAGGCCGTGCCAATGAATGGTGGTCGGCGCCTTGAGATGATTGAGAACGGTGATCTCGGTGGGTTCGCCGCGCGTGACCACAATCGGCGGCCCGACGGCGCGGTCCTCCGACACCAGCACCTTGTTCTTCTCGCGCACCGAGCAGGAGAACTTCGGTTCCTTCCCGGCGGCTTCGACGTTGGGCTCGATGATGAGATCGATCTTGCGCGCCGGTTTGCCGGCAGTGGCCGCGGGCGGCGTGCCCGCCGCGGGTTTCACGTTGATCGTGAGCACCAGGCCGGCCATGTCATGCATCGCTTCCATGGCGCCGGCGCCGTGGTGCTGGTGGCCGGCAACGGCCGGCTCTTCGGGGCCGTACTGGCTGGGTATGACGCGCGTGAAAACCGGGAGGCGTTCGTCGCTCGACATGTGAAACTGAAAATGACAATGAAAAAGCCAACGTCCGGCGTTCTCCGGCGACCACTCCATCATCATCGTGCTGCCCGGCCGCATGGCTTCGGTGACCACTGACTGGCGGTCGCCGGGTGCGAATTGGGCGTCCTTCTCCGAGTCGCCGAGGCTGAGCAGCTTGAAAAACGCGCCATGCAGGTGCATGGGATGTACGGCAAAACTGGGATTGATCACGCGCCAGCGGATGGTGTCGCCGGCGGTATATTCCAGCGGCTCGGTAAACGGAAACGACTTGCCATTGATACTGACGACTTCGAAGTTGTCGTGGGTGACATCGGGCTTGACGAACATCGCATTGATCACGAACACGCGGTCGGCGGCGACCACGCCCGGCGGATCCACGATGAAGGCGCCGTTCAGGTGGGCATCCTCGAAAACTGGTTGCCGAAGCACCCCCAGGGGCGGAACGTTCGGAGGCGCCGTGGTGCGCGCCCAGTAAAAGTACGTTCCGGGATCGCCCGCGAGGAAGGTACGCTCGCGGGTTTCGCCGGGCGGAACTTCGAGCGCGTCCTTGTCATCGCCGGGACGGGTGTTCAGGCCATGAACGGTGGCCTTCGTTTTCACTTTATTGGCCACGGTCACATGAATCTTGGTGCCCTGCGGCACGCGCAGCAGCGGGCCGGGTATCTGCGCCGGGTGGCCGGCTTCGCCAAACGCCTGCAAGTTCAACCGCGGTCCGTCCTCGGCCTCGGCGTGCCAGGCGCCTTGCACGATCTCGAGTTGCACATTGAGGACGCCGGATTCCAGCTTGCCGGCGGGAATGCGGTTCTGGTTGGCAACAATCGCAACCGGTGCGGATTGTGCTGCGACTGAGGCCAGCGCGGACAGGCACACCAAGACCGCGCGACAGACAAGACGAACCATTGAGCCACCCCGCAGGAATTAGGTGCGTGGATTGTTCGCCAAATGGGATCATGCTGTCAATAGGAAGATGGGCCTCAGTAGCGCGTTTCGCGAACCAGGCCGACGGTTTATGATTGTTTCAATGCTTGGAAACCGCCGCGGGGAGCAGGTCATGGAGAAAGTCATGCCGAAGTGGAGAAAAGCACTGGTCATTGGGTCGCTGAGCGCGGGCGCTCTGATGTTCATCAAGGGTCGCCGCCCCGCCGGGATCGCGCTGGCCACCGTGGGGCTGGCGGTTCTCGCCGCCGAGTATCCGGACAAGTTCGAAACCGCGTGGGAGCAGGCGCCGGGGTTTATCTATCGCGGCACGCAGATCTTCTCCACGCTCTCACGCATTGCCGAGCGCTTTGCCGACCAAGCCAGCCGGCGCGGCACGATCGAGGCCTTACGCGACATCAGCGCCGAGTACGCGCGCTAAACTGAGAAATCGTGTGGCCATGAGCGCACCGCGCGTTGGTGATGTAGCGTCCGAGATCGTGCTCTCGGATTCGACGGGCGAGAAGCGCAGCTTGTCGTCCCTGACTCCGTGCGTCCTGGTTTTCTACCGCGGCCACTGGTGACCCTTCTGCATCCGCCAGTTGGCGGATTATCGCGACCGTACGGACGCCTTTTTGCGGGCGGGATATCGCGTCGCCGCTTTGTCGGTGGATGAGCCGCAGCGCACCGAGCATCTGCGGCGGACGTTGAGCGTGTCCTTCCCAATTTGGTGCGACGTCGAGCGGCAGGTGGTGCGCGACTGGGATTTGTTCAATCCTCGCGAGAAGGGCGGCATCGCCGTGCCGGCCACGTTCGTGCTCGACGGCGAGCGGCGCGTGCGCCTCTCCTCCATCGAGGACGTGCGACATCGCGCCGGCGCCGACGAGGTGCTGGCGTGCGTGCGCACCCAGGCGACGCAGGCGGCCAAGCGAACGCTGCGCCCCGCCATGTTGCGCGCGCTGCGCAACATGTTCCGCTACGGCCTCGTCTCGCCGCGAAAATGAGTTGACGGCCGGGCCCTACTCAATCTGCATCTGATGATGTGAGCGCGTGTCCCGGCCGAGCGCAGCGAGGATCGACCATATCTCTGCTAGAACGATTCCCCACCGTGGAAATCCAGGCTAGCCGCCATCGTTCCGGGAAGACATGGCGCCGGACTCTGAACTGCGTACCCGCGCACCGAGCGTTTTCATCCCATAAAATACATTCATGTCGGAGCGAAACCGCTGGCTCGTGGTGGTGTTGTTCGGCACGGCGATGGGGTGGATGGAATCCGCCACCGTGGTGTACTTGCGGATGCTGGTGGGCCGCGTCAATCCTTACCAGCTCAACCCGCTGCCGCGGCATCAGGCGCTGGGCAATACCGAGCTCGTACGCGAGCTGGCCACGCTGCTGATGCTGTTTGCCGTTGGCTGGCTTGCGGGACGCAACTGGCGCACGCGGTTGTCGTATTCGCTGATCGCCTTCGGCGTGTGGGACATCCTCTACTACGTTTTTCTGGCGATGATTGCCGGGTGGCCGCAGTCGCTCCTCGACTGGGACGTTCTGTTTCTCATCCCGCTGCCGTGGTGGGCGCCGGTGATCGCGCCGGTGACGATCGCGGCGCTGATGGTGGTGGGAGGTACCCTGGTCACGCAGTTTGGCGAGGCGCGCTTCTGGCCTTCGCGCTGGTCGCTGGCGCTGAATGCCGTCGGGATTCTGCTGGCCCTGGCGGTCTTTATGCAGGACTCGATGCGCGCGGTCTCCGGAGGCGAGCCGGCGCTGCGCACCATGCTGCCCGCGCGATTCAACTGGCCGTGGTTCGGGTTGGCGCTGTTGCTGATGTCGGCGGCCATCTTCGACCTGCTGTGGCAGATGGCGCGTGGACGGAGTTCGTCTTCGGCGGCCGCCGATTGATTCCTGATTGCGCTGCACGATGAACTTCTGTCGCTCACCTCAGGCGACCAACGTCGGTACAATGGCGATTAGGCGGCGGTTTTGCAGGGATACGTCCTGCAGCCTGTGCAGCCTGGAGCCCGGTTCATGGCACGACGCAAGCGCGGCAAATCCACGGCGGCAAAACTGCTGCAATTCCTGCTGCTGGTGGCGCTGGTCGCCGCCGGCGTGCGGCTGTACTTCATCCTCCGCGAGCGCACGCGCCCGGCGGCCCCCAAGCCCAAAGCGGCGGTTCGCCCGCTGAATCGCGAAGCCTACGTGGTGCCGCGCAAGCTGCATGCGTACGACTTGGCTTCCGCGCGCGAACTGACCAGGCAGCCCGTCTGGGTGCAGGAGGGCTACCGCTACACCTACTATCCCTACGACTCCGCCAGGCGGCGCGCCGATTTCGTGCACGAAGCGGGCCTGCTCGGGCCAATTGAGGAGCTGCACATCACCAACGTGGTCGCGCAGCCCACGCCCAACAAGCCCAACTATCACCAGATTGCTGCGATTTTCGAGAAATCCGGACGCAGCTACGCCGTGCCGGTGGGCACCGAGTCCGGCGGCTCGTTCCAGATCTATGCCGACCAGATGTTTTTTTATGAAGATCCGCGCCAGCTCTACGGCTTCTGGCCGGCGGAGACCTGGGAGGCGATCCGCAACCACGAGGTCACACTCGGCATGAACGAATTCCAGGCTGACTTCGCGGTCGGCATGGGCGTCCCGCAGCCGCAACAAACCGATCCCGACGTGAAAATCGTGAAATACCCCAACGGCGGTCACGCTCTGACCGTTACCTATCGCAAGGGACGGGCGGTAAAGATCGCCAAGAAGGATTAACTCTCGATCCGGCGGCGGCCGGCATCCGGCGTTGCGCCGGCCTCATCTTCCTCTACACTCGACGTGAATGACCGCGGCCTACGACTCATTGGTCGCTGAACGATTCGGCATCGGTACAGTTGTGAGTTTTCCAGGCGTAATCAAAACGCGATCGCGGGGTAATGCAAGGCCAATATCAGTAGCGACCGCCACCGCCGCTCTTCTTGGGCCGCGCCTCGTTGACCGTGAGCGGACGTCCGCCCGAATCCTTGCCGTTCAATGCTGCAATGGCGGCGGCTGCCTCGGTGTCGTTGGTCATTTCGACAAAGCCGAATCCGCGCGAGCGGCCGGTGTCCCGATCAGTCACCAGCGAAGCGGTTGCCACCGCGCCAAAGGCTGCGAACATTTCGCGCAGATCGCTCTCTGTCGTGGAAAACGAGAGATTGCCAACATAAAGTTTTTTCATAAGAATTCCTTTCCGAAGCTCCCGTGGTGAGCCTTGGCCCATGCGATGCGCAGGATCACACCCTCCCGCGATCAATTGTCAGGCGATGACCTGTACCGAAATTAACTCCGGTTTGCAGCGGGGAGTAGCAATCGATTTGATAACGTCTTCGGCGGTGAATTTTCCCATTACCAATGCCAATTTGAGGTTGGTGGTCGTCCGCAGGGGAATCGCGTCAATCCGCTGCACGTATTCAACCGTGCGCCTGCCGACGCGGTTCACTTTGACAACAAACTTGGTGTTCATCATGGGTAGTCCCTTTCGCAACGATATTGGGGCACTCACGGAATCGGGTTCGGTTCCAGCCGCTGAGACCTGCGTCTGGAAAGCTTTCCGACCTTCCCATGTGGGCACCTCTCTCATCCTACGCCTGTGCTGACGCTGAAAGTGGTCAATTTTGCACAAACGCGACCAGGCAATGAGGCCATACTAGGTGGAACACGCCCCGGCCAATGGGCCGGTTCTCCTCAAGAGCGGCAGACGGGGCGCAGAGAACAGGAGCAACTGCTTGTCGGAACGCAACGGTGATAAATCGAGATTCGGGCGTTTGCGCAAGAAGAAGATCCTTCGCCGGAAACGCAATCGCGAGTTGTGCGCGGCATTGAGTGCACCCGGACCGCGGGTGACAGCGCGCCAGAAGAAGCAAGCAAGTCGCGCCCACGTTGAATCGTCGCCGCCACTCTAGCCAGTGATTGCGACGCCGGAACACGCCCACAATCCGTCCAAACTCGTGGGGCGCGGGGGCCGGCGGCCCAGCAGTGGCTACATCTCGGCGTAGACCAGTCGTCCGATTTGCATCTTTTTCAGTTCATCGGCGAACGCCTCCAGGATTAACACGGCGCGCCCGGCATCGCTGTCGGGATTCGGCAGCGTCCCATTGCGCGCTTTGAAAGCCTTGACGGTCCCGTAAAGCCTTTCCAGTTCGTCGATGGCTGCTTGCAACTTGGAGTTCGACATTCGTCTCCCTTCGCCGTCCCTCGGTTAGCGCAAACCTCGTTCTAACCACCTGTACTTTCAGTTCGCGCATCCGAAAGTGGCGGATACACAAGACCCCGGCCCTTACATTCTCTGCACCTTCGTCCGTACATCTGGCCCACTCCCCCGCAACAGGAGCACGTTACCACGTGGCACTTCAGGGGTGGCAGGTTTTCCACGAGATGGTAGGTCACGCCCTCGTAGGTCACGTGATTGTCGCTCATCGGTTTTGCACCTTTCAGGCGGGACCGTGGCGCGTGCTTGGTCCGCGATCAGAGCAGAAACACGAGCACCCCGCCCAGGATCATTCCGCAGGCGATGATCAAGAACGCTAGATTTTGGCCGGGCTGCCAAGCACCGGCCTCTCTGCTGCTTTTGAAATTCTCCATCATGCGCACCTGAAATCATCCTACGCCCGCGCCAAGCCAGGGACTGTTCAATTTTGCTCGGCCAAAACTCCTTCTGCCCGCTATCGGACAAAGTCGTGTATCATTAGTCTCCGCGTGCGTTAGTGCACACCCCCCTGTATTCGCAGTCGACCGCGATACTGGTTACTCTCAACCTCCGCTCCTGCCGCTGGATTAAGGGTTACGGCGGCCTTGCCTTCTGGAGCAAACCGGCGTTTCAAGGCGCCGCAGTTCGAAATATTCATCCGGAACCGCTCTGACAGACTTGCCGTTCCGCCGGCCCAGGGTCACGGCACTTCGGGTTCCGTCAAAGAGGACAACGCAATGTTGCATACAGCGCCGGCGCGATGCAGATTCACGGTTCTTTGCTGAACGTCATCCTGCACGACTAGCCGGCACTCAATCGGAGGAAACGGGTCATGGGCGCATGAAGGTCCACCTTGTAAACCCCAGTGATGTGTCGTTCGGAACAGCCGTCATTACTCCGCGATGGCTGTATGTTCTGGCCGCTGCAACCCCGAAGTGTTATGGAGACCCGGCGATCGTGGACGAGACCCTCGTCCAGGTTGATCCGGCCAGCATTCAACCCGGCGACGTGGTTGGCATCGGCGTGCATACCGCGAACGCGCTGCGCGGTTACGAGATTGGGAGAATGGCCCGTGACCGCGGCGCCTACGTGGTCTTCGGCGGAATTCACGCGACGTTATATCCGGAAGAGGCCGCCGAGCTCGGCGGCGCCCACGCCGTTGTCCAGGGCGATGGCGATCAGGCTTGGCCCATTGTTCTCGGAGATTGCAGCCGCGGCGCTCCCCAGCCGACCTATGCCGGCGGCCGCATCCAGGCGAGCCAGTTTTCTCCCGCACGCTGGGACTTGCTGCCGCGGAACCGGTACATGTGGGCTTCGGTGCAAACCGTTCGAGGCTGTCCCAAGCATTGTTCCTTCTGTTCCGTCTGGCGCACCGACGGCCAGCGCCCCCGCCAGCGTTCTTCCGATGCCGTGATCGAGGAAATTGTCGAATTGCGCCGGCTGGGCTTCCGCTTCATCGCGCTCGCCGACGACAACTTTTATCCGGTAACCCTCGGTGACCTGCGCCTGGCCGCGCAACAGAACAACTCAGCCCGTCTGCATGAACTGGAATCGCTGCGCGCGGAACGCTTCGAACTCATGTCGCGTTTGGCGAAGCTGCCTGACGTGCGCTTCTTCACTCAGATCACCATGGAAGCCGCGGAAGATCCGGAGTTTCTCGACGCCATGCGGGCAGCGCACATAATAGGCGCTTTGGTGGGGGTGGAATCGGTCACCCCCGAAGGTCTCAAAGACGTTTACAAGGATTTCAATCTGGCGGGTGAACACCTGGTGGAGCGTCTTCAGACCTTCCGGCGCCACGGTGTCCATGTGCTCGGATCGTTCATCTTTGGCTTGCCCAGCGACAATCCCGCCACGTTCATGGCCACCGAGGATGTAGCCGAGCGGGCCGAAATCACATTTGCGCAGTTTGTGATGCTCACGCCCTTTCCCGGCACCGTGGACTTTATTAAATGGGAAAAGACTCTGGGAGACACGCCCGAAACCATTGCGGGCATACCGATCACCCGACGGTGGCTCATCCCCACTGCTCTTCGTCCCAAGCTTTACTGGCCGCACCCGGTGATGTCGGCAGAGGAGATCCGCCGCCAGACCCAGGCCGTGTGGGACAAGTTTTATACGTGGCGCTCCATCTGGAAACGCTCCCGGTTTATCAAGTCGCAGAAGGGGCGCGTGGCGTTTCTGCTCATTTCCAGGATCTACCGGCACATGTACGCCGATACCGGCATTGCGACCGACAGCGCGAGGAAATCTTCGTCGGCGCGATGGGCACGCTGGCTGGCGAAGCCCTGTCGGCTCCTGTTCGCCGGCCGCCCCCTGCCGCACCTGCAAGTTCCCCAGGCAGACAAGGAGATGCTACCCGTTGCCGCAGATTGATTGGGACTCGCAATGTGTTCAATACTGACCAGCTATTGAAGGCGTCAGAATAGATACTGACGAATGTGGCCTCAAATCAACATCAAGATTGGAGGTTTCCCATGAAACTGAATCTGCGTCACGCCGTGTGGGCTTTGGCCCTGGCATTTGCCGTGACTGTGTTGAGTGCGCCGGCTATCGCCGCCGCGTATCAGTCGGAGCAAGGGCTCGAGCACGGCCGCGGGCACGACAACGACAAGAATAACGACAACGCCTACGCCAACAACCCCAATTACCAGCAGGGCTTGAAACACGGGCAGGAAGACCGCGACAACCACCGCGCTC is part of the Terriglobia bacterium genome and encodes:
- a CDS encoding peroxiredoxin family protein; this translates as MADYRDRTDAFLRAGYRVAALSVDEPQRTEHLRRTLSVSFPIWCDVERQVVRDWDLFNPREKGGIAVPATFVLDGERRVRLSSIEDVRHRAGADEVLACVRTQATQAAKRTLRPAMLRALRNMFRYGLVSPRK
- a CDS encoding AbrB/MazE/SpoVT family DNA-binding domain-containing protein yields the protein MRTDLVRIGNSRGVRIPKPLIEQCGLGETVDLRVENDCLVISPERRPRQGWEEAFRAAGRAVHDELLLETGPNEFDRKEWKW
- a CDS encoding multicopper oxidase domain-containing protein; its protein translation is MVRLVCRAVLVCLSALASVAAQSAPVAIVANQNRIPAGKLESGVLNVQLEIVQGAWHAEAEDGPRLNLQAFGEAGHPAQIPGPLLRVPQGTKIHVTVANKVKTKATVHGLNTRPGDDKDALEVPPGETRERTFLAGDPGTYFYWARTTAPPNVPPLGVLRQPVFEDAHLNGAFIVDPPGVVAADRVFVINAMFVKPDVTHDNFEVVSINGKSFPFTEPLEYTAGDTIRWRVINPSFAVHPMHLHGAFFKLLSLGDSEKDAQFAPGDRQSVVTEAMRPGSTMMMEWSPENAGRWLFHCHFQFHMSSDERLPVFTRVIPSQYGPEEPAVAGHQHHGAGAMEAMHDMAGLVLTINVKPAAGTPPAATAGKPARKIDLIIEPNVEAAGKEPKFSCSVREKNKVLVSEDRAVGPPIVVTRGEPTEITVLNHLKAPTTIHWHGLVLESYYDGVVGGGVGDQVTPAVPPGGSFVARFTPTRAGTFIYHTHAADPNQLSGGIYGALIVLEPGKPFDAEHDKLLVIGTRDTFFFAKRITINGMEKPQPMTLATGATYRLRLINMAPNLIANFRLGSKDKPATWRALAKDGADVPPRLARSGDAVLNITSGETYDFSFRADSPGEIPLEIENPLSQAKLLSAIVVH
- a CDS encoding type II toxin-antitoxin system PemK/MazF family toxin; this encodes MVSQPPRRDEVWLVSLDPTQGVEIQKTRPCIVVSPDEMNRHLQTVMIAPMTTVTRPYPTRVPVRFHGKRGQVALDQLRAVDRQRLVRKLGTVSTSTAQRATTTLLEMFTRL
- a CDS encoding B12-binding domain-containing radical SAM protein gives rise to the protein MKVHLVNPSDVSFGTAVITPRWLYVLAAATPKCYGDPAIVDETLVQVDPASIQPGDVVGIGVHTANALRGYEIGRMARDRGAYVVFGGIHATLYPEEAAELGGAHAVVQGDGDQAWPIVLGDCSRGAPQPTYAGGRIQASQFSPARWDLLPRNRYMWASVQTVRGCPKHCSFCSVWRTDGQRPRQRSSDAVIEEIVELRRLGFRFIALADDNFYPVTLGDLRLAAQQNNSARLHELESLRAERFELMSRLAKLPDVRFFTQITMEAAEDPEFLDAMRAAHIIGALVGVESVTPEGLKDVYKDFNLAGEHLVERLQTFRRHGVHVLGSFIFGLPSDNPATFMATEDVAERAEITFAQFVMLTPFPGTVDFIKWEKTLGDTPETIAGIPITRRWLIPTALRPKLYWPHPVMSAEEIRRQTQAVWDKFYTWRSIWKRSRFIKSQKGRVAFLLISRIYRHMYADTGIATDSARKSSSARWARWLAKPCRLLFAGRPLPHLQVPQADKEMLPVAAD
- a CDS encoding RNA-binding protein — protein: MKKLYVGNLSFSTTESDLREMFAAFGAVATASLVTDRDTGRSRGFGFVEMTNDTEAAAAIAALNGKDSGGRPLTVNEARPKKSGGGGRY